A genomic stretch from Aerococcaceae bacterium zg-1292 includes:
- a CDS encoding GHKL domain-containing protein produces MITNTPGVFYAISYWVSCCIILSVSPRRHHARVTVTVLSLFFITLLIIMMLSDGVVQLFLPLMILYIVLIFAVMWCLGQFDVKNALYFAIRVFIMGEFIASLGWQILFYLGITQQLWLSYLCYFGVFVPMMTVLFWWLESRLKQFNAVIAVTYHEVMAVIIIGAAIFIMSNLSYALGDSLFSSRFTYEIFLVRTLFDLAGVAILYAYHYQLAQLQTRLEYERLQQMLHMQYQNYEVLEQSIEMINQKYHDLKYQINLLKSEAGNQKHVDYLSNMEKDIKLYEAKNQTGNKILDTILTGKAIFCQRNEIELMVVADGTLLSFMTPYDLSTLFGNMLDNAIESVQKIDDIEKRLIHLLIMQEKGFVRIRMENCYEGPMELDGDWPKTTKFDSHSHGYGLKSIREIVTRYRGSVTFEARNGWFELRILLPLNG; encoded by the coding sequence ATGATAACCAATACTCCGGGTGTGTTTTACGCAATTTCCTATTGGGTCAGTTGTTGTATTATTTTGTCAGTGAGCCCAAGGCGACACCATGCACGAGTGACTGTTACCGTGTTGAGTTTATTTTTCATTACTTTATTAATTATTATGATGCTGAGCGACGGCGTGGTTCAGTTGTTTTTACCTTTAATGATTTTGTATATTGTATTGATTTTTGCTGTAATGTGGTGTTTAGGTCAATTTGATGTAAAAAATGCCCTCTATTTTGCGATACGCGTTTTTATCATGGGGGAATTTATTGCTTCATTAGGTTGGCAAATACTATTTTATCTGGGTATTACGCAACAGTTATGGCTTAGTTATTTATGTTATTTTGGCGTATTTGTACCGATGATGACGGTGTTGTTTTGGTGGCTGGAAAGTCGTTTGAAACAATTTAATGCTGTTATAGCAGTCACATATCATGAAGTGATGGCCGTTATCATTATTGGAGCAGCGATATTTATTATGAGTAACTTGAGTTATGCTTTGGGCGACTCATTATTTAGCAGTCGTTTTACCTATGAAATATTTTTAGTCCGCACCTTATTTGACTTAGCTGGTGTCGCTATTTTGTATGCATATCATTATCAATTAGCTCAATTGCAAACACGGCTTGAGTATGAACGCCTACAACAAATGTTACATATGCAGTATCAAAATTATGAAGTACTTGAACAGAGTATTGAAATGATTAATCAAAAATATCATGATTTGAAGTACCAAATTAATTTATTAAAAAGTGAAGCTGGGAATCAAAAACATGTTGATTACTTGTCGAATATGGAGAAAGACATTAAATTATACGAGGCCAAAAATCAAACGGGCAATAAAATATTAGATACAATTTTAACCGGGAAAGCTATCTTTTGTCAGCGCAATGAGATTGAACTTATGGTTGTAGCAGATGGTACTTTGCTATCATTTATGACACCGTATGATTTGAGTACGCTGTTTGGTAATATGCTTGATAATGCCATTGAAAGTGTTCAAAAAATCGATGATATTGAAAAGCGATTGATTCATTTATTAATTATGCAGGAAAAAGGATTTGTTCGGATCCGGATGGAAAATTGCTACGAAGGGCCAATGGAATTAGACGGCGATTGGCCGAAGACAACAAAATTTGATAGTCATTCGCATGGCTATGGCTTAAAAAGTATTCGTGAGATTGTCACACGTTATCGTGGTTCGGTTACTTTTGAGGCCCGTAATGGTTGGTTTGAGTTACGAATATTATTACCGCTTAATGGTTAA
- a CDS encoding response regulator transcription factor yields MIHIAIVEDNKQYASVLTDYLKRFEQRSGQRFKIAHFTDGVEIVRVQHGFFDIILMDIEMKVMDGLAAAKAIRETDRDVIIMFITQAPQYAIGGFEVEALDYILKPINYYAFTQRLERAIERMQRREQKFLMLDTGSTVRKIMLASIRYVEVTNHQATYHLLDETLTLRASLKSCEQQLNDGRFFKINQSTIINFDYMESATTQTITIDNQLFTISRARRKIFLDTYNNYVNEVSK; encoded by the coding sequence ATGATTCATATTGCGATTGTTGAAGATAATAAACAGTATGCGAGCGTTCTAACCGATTATTTAAAGCGTTTTGAGCAAAGGAGTGGCCAACGGTTTAAAATCGCACATTTCACTGATGGGGTGGAGATTGTGCGTGTGCAACATGGCTTTTTTGACATTATCTTGATGGATATTGAAATGAAAGTGATGGATGGCTTAGCAGCAGCAAAAGCAATTCGTGAAACAGACCGAGATGTGATAATTATGTTTATTACACAGGCGCCACAGTACGCTATTGGTGGGTTTGAAGTGGAAGCATTGGATTATATTTTAAAGCCGATTAATTATTATGCCTTTACTCAGCGTTTAGAACGAGCGATTGAACGAATGCAGCGGAGAGAACAAAAGTTTTTGATGTTAGATACAGGAAGTACGGTCCGTAAAATAATGCTAGCATCTATCCGTTATGTTGAAGTCACTAATCATCAAGCGACGTATCATTTACTCGATGAAACATTGACTTTACGTGCTTCGTTAAAATCCTGTGAGCAGCAACTAAATGATGGACGGTTTTTCAAAATTAATCAGTCGACCATTATCAACTTTGATTATATGGAAAGTGCCACGACTCAGACGATTACTATCGATAACCAACTATTTACTATCAGTCGTGCGCGTAGAAAAATCTTTTTAGATACGTATAATAACTACGTAAATGAGGTGAGTAAATAA
- a CDS encoding HAMP domain-containing histidine kinase, with product MFKTLRLRFIAIASVAILVVLFSIVTVLNAAWRWQTVSNINAVLSLLADNEGTFPNTSDIPRDFIKRTPADSLSDFRYFSVKVKGTDEVVRLDSDTLSNLSDEEIKMYSTQIADLDKDTGSFKQGRRIYHYQVRALPNNEKLIVVLDTTRYYLNNASLTSLSLIMAVLNFVFFEILIFILSAKVIEPFVANYEKQRRFITNAGHELKTPVAIISANNELIEMMIEPSEWTRSINDQVARLTGLINSLVSLAKLEEQPELTLEDVDFSVITQDATEDFKGLVLRDGKQFVMSIEPNIHVKAEKKALFELVTLLVDNANKYCDENGTVCVRLSRGNFIKKARLDISNTYREGKGQDYSKYFERFYRADESHNHQVSGFGIGLTMAESTVKLFKGMISVSYKDDMITFTVML from the coding sequence ATGTTTAAAACACTGCGATTACGTTTTATTGCCATCGCTTCAGTGGCGATTTTGGTTGTGTTATTTTCAATCGTTACAGTCCTCAATGCTGCGTGGCGTTGGCAGACAGTTTCTAATATTAACGCGGTTCTATCATTGTTGGCAGATAATGAAGGAACATTTCCTAATACGAGTGACATTCCGAGAGATTTTATTAAACGCACCCCAGCCGATTCGCTGTCTGATTTTCGCTACTTTAGTGTTAAGGTAAAGGGTACAGACGAAGTGGTTAGGTTAGATTCCGATACATTGTCCAATTTGAGTGATGAAGAAATTAAAATGTATTCGACACAAATTGCTGACTTGGATAAAGATACAGGTAGTTTCAAACAGGGACGTCGTATATATCATTATCAAGTTAGAGCTTTACCAAATAATGAGAAGTTAATAGTGGTATTGGATACAACGAGGTATTATTTAAATAATGCGTCACTTACAAGTCTGTCGCTCATTATGGCGGTATTAAATTTTGTGTTCTTTGAAATCCTCATCTTTATTTTATCAGCTAAAGTTATTGAGCCGTTTGTTGCGAACTATGAAAAACAACGTCGGTTTATTACCAATGCTGGTCATGAATTAAAAACACCGGTGGCAATTATTTCAGCTAATAATGAATTAATTGAAATGATGATAGAGCCATCTGAATGGACCAGAAGTATTAATGACCAAGTGGCTCGGTTGACGGGATTAATTAATAGCTTGGTCAGTTTAGCGAAGTTAGAAGAACAACCTGAGTTGACGCTAGAAGACGTTGATTTTTCAGTGATTACTCAGGATGCAACAGAAGATTTTAAGGGTCTTGTTTTGCGCGATGGCAAGCAATTTGTGATGTCAATTGAGCCGAATATTCATGTTAAAGCGGAGAAAAAAGCTTTGTTCGAATTGGTTACACTTTTAGTTGATAATGCGAATAAGTATTGTGATGAAAATGGGACGGTTTGTGTTAGATTGAGTCGGGGTAATTTTATTAAAAAGGCACGATTGGATATTTCTAATACGTATCGTGAAGGTAAAGGGCAGGATTATTCTAAATATTTTGAACGTTTTTACCGTGCGGACGAATCTCATAATCATCAAGTATCCGGTTTTGGAATTGGGTTGACGATGGCAGAAAGTACGGTTAAGTTATTTAAAGGGATGATTAGCGTCAGTTACAAAGACGATATGATTACTTTTACTGTGATGTTATAG
- a CDS encoding response regulator transcription factor, giving the protein MKILVAEDEVQMNRVLETALAHAGFEVDTVFDGQAALEQVEKNDYDVLVVDIMMPKKTGIEVVKEVRGLGYQMHIIMLTAMAEVDDRVTGLDAGADDYLPKPFSLKELLARLRSMERRVDEAVTTKLLTAGSVSLNIAEQEMRSQNAIRLASKEAKMMELLMRNVGRQLSTEHIFKRVWNEQESEQFDESDVYMYISYLRKKLEAIGANLVISGEEGGHYVLDKV; this is encoded by the coding sequence ATGAAAATACTTGTAGCTGAAGATGAAGTGCAAATGAATCGAGTGCTGGAAACAGCGTTAGCGCACGCAGGCTTTGAAGTGGATACAGTATTTGATGGACAGGCGGCGCTAGAGCAAGTTGAAAAAAATGATTATGATGTACTAGTTGTTGATATTATGATGCCAAAAAAGACAGGGATAGAAGTGGTAAAAGAAGTTAGAGGTCTTGGCTATCAAATGCATATTATTATGTTAACAGCAATGGCAGAAGTTGATGATCGCGTTACCGGTTTAGACGCAGGTGCGGATGATTATTTACCTAAGCCATTTTCGTTAAAGGAACTTTTAGCTCGGCTACGCTCGATGGAGCGTCGTGTTGATGAGGCAGTAACTACCAAATTATTAACAGCTGGATCTGTAAGTTTAAACATTGCTGAACAAGAGATGCGTAGTCAAAATGCGATTCGCTTGGCAAGTAAAGAAGCAAAAATGATGGAGTTGTTAATGCGTAATGTTGGTAGACAGTTATCGACGGAGCATATTTTTAAACGGGTATGGAATGAACAGGAGTCTGAACAATTTGATGAGTCAGATGTGTATATGTACATTTCTTATTTGCGAAAAAAATTAGAAGCTATCGGTGCTAATCTTGTGATATCAGGTGAAGAAGGCGGACACTATGTTTTAGATAAAGTGTAG
- a CDS encoding GTP pyrophosphokinase family protein: MDIYGEYGVYLPCILDAFSTRIKIENEKAKASTGFKLYEHLIARVKTHESMMGKCQRKNLPQTTHSALKLIRDSIGVRIVCGFIDDIYTIVELIRGFDGYHIVEEKDYIKHVKPNGYRSYHLILAVETAFPDCENETQGMYFIEVQLRTIAQDSWASLEHQMKYKHEINNAKRIERELKRCADELASCDLSMQTIRQLIVESRDD; encoded by the coding sequence ATGGATATTTATGGTGAGTACGGAGTCTATCTCCCATGTATTTTGGATGCATTTAGCACGCGTATCAAAATTGAAAACGAAAAAGCAAAAGCAAGTACGGGCTTTAAATTATATGAACATTTGATTGCACGTGTGAAGACGCATGAAAGTATGATGGGGAAATGTCAACGTAAAAATCTTCCGCAAACGACACATTCTGCATTAAAATTGATTCGTGATAGTATTGGAGTAAGGATTGTTTGTGGTTTTATCGATGATATTTATACCATCGTTGAACTAATTCGCGGCTTTGATGGCTATCATATTGTTGAAGAAAAAGATTATATTAAACATGTAAAGCCGAATGGGTATCGGTCCTATCATTTGATATTAGCTGTCGAAACAGCGTTTCCGGATTGTGAAAATGAGACGCAGGGTATGTATTTTATTGAAGTGCAATTACGTACGATTGCTCAAGACTCATGGGCGAGTTTGGAACATCAAATGAAGTATAAACATGAAATTAACAATGCCAAACGCATCGAAAGAGAACTAAAACGATGTGCTGATGAGTTGGCGTCTTGTGATTTATCAATGCAGACCATACGACAACTAATTGTGGAAAGTAGGGATGATTAG